A single genomic interval of Leptospira dzoumogneensis harbors:
- a CDS encoding matrixin family metalloprotease — MKVSLALSVLCLITFSQCTQMGNPSSDLTWEEKQLLWIAYGEEMKGGLQLTKAAAQKWGLGIDVYPAKTRVDRMRNTIAFTESGKCHVEGISQKNAKDCQLFSSNPFYLAACSISATTSIENSVIFIFKDRIKATADAMRMEGSTIDAKEYIIATVAHEVGHCLGLQHSQDPKDLMFPMLTGNVFEPSRTEMHAAQALYDTSMPPGSIDESNLYTKQSDFTYLKQYTVPSFAVFGNINMEEED; from the coding sequence ATGAAGGTATCTTTAGCTCTATCCGTACTATGCCTTATTACATTTTCGCAATGTACCCAAATGGGAAATCCTTCCAGTGATCTCACTTGGGAGGAAAAACAACTTCTCTGGATCGCATACGGAGAAGAAATGAAAGGCGGACTACAACTTACAAAAGCGGCGGCCCAAAAATGGGGTCTCGGCATAGATGTCTATCCTGCTAAGACAAGAGTGGATAGAATGAGAAACACGATCGCATTTACGGAATCGGGTAAATGTCATGTAGAAGGGATCTCGCAAAAAAACGCAAAGGACTGTCAGCTATTCTCTTCTAATCCGTTTTATCTGGCAGCTTGTTCCATCAGCGCAACTACTAGTATAGAAAACAGCGTCATTTTTATTTTTAAAGACAGGATCAAAGCGACTGCGGACGCGATGAGAATGGAAGGAAGCACCATAGACGCGAAAGAATATATAATCGCGACCGTTGCTCACGAAGTAGGGCATTGTCTTGGGTTACAACATTCTCAAGATCCTAAAGATCTGATGTTCCCTATGTTGACCGGAAACGTATTCGAACCGAGCAGAACTGAAATGCATGCCGCACAAGCTTTGTATGATACTTCTATGCCGCCCGGTTCGATAGACGAATCTAATCTATATACGAAACAATCGGACTTTACTTACTTAAAACAATATACCGTACCTTCGTTTGCGGTATTCGGAAATATAAATATGGAAGAGGAAGACTGA